A genomic segment from Leptospira perdikensis encodes:
- a CDS encoding ATP-binding protein, translated as MNTLSEKHLLTIVKKSGIGILILDKNLNIVLANSWFLKSSGFKEFDLLHFSFLDVFPELKNTRTFKSIELCLNYSQYSILTHTLNPFPFPLYDNEKRKEAEERIYQYLHIIPISIEDETNHFCMIQISDVSQQVVREKLLREQMTLANQREIEAQKASQAKTDFLASMSHEIRTPLNAILGMTDTLNETKLTEEQQEYLTVLRNSGKALFNIINDILDLSRIESGKFEMEHIHFSIRNLMSETVSLFYMKAKAKGIQIEFQVGDDISESIAGDSTRLQQVLINLLGNAMKFTEKGKIFVNASLCENRKNLKISVEDSGIGIPAEKLKSIFESFTQVDSSTTRKYGGTGLGLTITKKLILLMGGDISVMSEVGIGSKFVFEIPYEGFTKRISGIHQHWLNLELPEPENFPNCKVLLAEDSEENIFIIKTFFRKYPIDIVTAYNGKQALENFKSQKFDIILMDMQMPEMDGLEATREIRKIELANQTTATNSIPIIAISANVQKEDISKSFLAGITSYLSKPVRKQEILKLMYFYLAM; from the coding sequence CAATTGTTAAAAAATCTGGGATAGGGATTCTCATTCTGGATAAAAATCTCAATATTGTTTTAGCAAATAGTTGGTTTTTAAAAAGTTCAGGATTCAAAGAATTTGATTTATTACATTTTTCTTTTTTGGATGTTTTTCCTGAACTTAAAAATACACGAACTTTCAAATCAATCGAATTGTGTTTAAACTATTCACAATATTCTATATTAACACATACACTAAATCCATTTCCATTCCCTCTTTACGATAATGAAAAAAGAAAAGAAGCTGAAGAACGAATTTACCAATATTTACATATCATTCCTATCTCCATCGAAGATGAAACCAATCATTTTTGTATGATTCAGATTTCAGATGTTTCGCAACAAGTGGTTAGGGAAAAACTTCTGCGAGAACAAATGACTTTAGCAAACCAAAGAGAAATCGAAGCACAAAAAGCATCACAGGCGAAAACAGATTTTTTAGCTTCTATGAGTCATGAAATCAGAACTCCTTTGAATGCGATTCTTGGAATGACTGACACCTTAAATGAAACAAAGTTAACCGAGGAACAACAAGAGTATTTAACTGTCCTTCGAAATTCAGGAAAGGCTTTGTTCAACATTATCAATGATATATTAGATTTATCTCGGATTGAATCTGGAAAATTTGAGATGGAACATATCCATTTTTCCATTCGCAACCTCATGAGTGAAACAGTTTCTTTATTTTACATGAAAGCAAAAGCCAAAGGAATCCAAATAGAATTTCAAGTAGGAGACGACATATCCGAAAGTATTGCAGGTGATTCGACAAGATTACAACAAGTTCTCATCAATTTACTTGGGAATGCGATGAAATTTACGGAAAAGGGAAAAATATTCGTTAATGCTTCGTTATGCGAAAATAGGAAAAATTTAAAAATCTCCGTAGAAGATTCAGGAATAGGAATTCCTGCAGAAAAACTAAAATCTATTTTTGAAAGTTTTACTCAAGTGGATAGTTCCACAACCCGGAAATATGGCGGGACTGGCCTTGGTTTGACCATTACTAAAAAATTAATTCTTCTCATGGGTGGTGATATTTCCGTTATGAGTGAAGTTGGAATTGGATCCAAATTTGTTTTTGAAATACCTTATGAAGGTTTTACTAAACGAATCTCAGGAATCCACCAACACTGGCTCAATTTAGAACTGCCGGAACCTGAAAATTTTCCTAACTGCAAAGTTCTTTTAGCTGAAGATTCAGAAGAAAATATTTTTATCATTAAAACTTTTTTTCGAAAGTATCCCATTGACATTGTAACTGCCTATAATGGCAAACAGGCTTTGGAAAATTTCAAATCACAAAAATTCGATATCATATTAATGGACATGCAAATGCCAGAAATGGATGGGTTAGAGGCTACAAGAGAAATTAGAAAAATTGAATTAGCGAACCAAACGACGGCTACTAACTCAATTCCAATCATTGCAATTTCAGCAAATGTCCAAAAAGAAGATATTAGCAAAAGTTTTTTAGCCGGAATTACTTCTTATCTTTCTAAACCCGTCAGAAAGCAGGAAATTTTAAAGTTGATGTATTTTTATCTCGCAATGTAA